A genome region from Chelonia mydas isolate rCheMyd1 chromosome 12, rCheMyd1.pri.v2, whole genome shotgun sequence includes the following:
- the KCTD19 gene encoding BTB/POZ domain-containing protein KCTD19 isoform X2: MFPESLLWKESSSLVPSENPRLFIDRDGFTFRHVHYYLHTSKLSFSSCAELNLLYEQALILQLTPLLQTLDNLKEGKHNLRVRPADIPIAERASMNYWRTQKCISKPLEFPIKSPAFTGLHDKAPLGLMDTPLLDTEEEVHYCFLPLDLVGKYPTLVNDDNLLWLLENAALIECECSEFRFIVNFLRSEKILLPDNFSNIDVLEAEVVTLGIPNLTDAVKLYRGNCSMLTSNLEDSVKGIVNKMLEVQEAKRPPLYVMALGVLVKYPDSALGQLHIESTLDRNQLYISGNGVLFQHVKNWLGTCRLPLTENMSEIHELCDYLDKRDITYEPMKDALKSYLKKKIPAEMKGHNDDWKAEVRVYSLHQIVKIYVGSHWYETYLQTLLKCPELLSNCKKVYWITYGQSLLIHGDGQIFRHILNFLRLGKLFLPSEFKEWSLFCQEAEEYRIPSLFEALYQCDGYRLWVKKHETYDEASFPFRRLNIVTWDKEREFSKDPKEERSYTAVDFSNWCVNTWSKIKDMQDSKGENEKYTRMISQTRGTKRRNKSGGYHQSTDIGENSSYCKHSASPPRKKGERGNLAKKSENRNSATPIQKLISLVKEWDMVNSKRCEFRHVTISSSNLADNVSCHKTLENGGDIKDPADRSPAKISHGVQENDQTIQAAFSAEEKHSEQHASKENLPVTLPAEKHRFSTIRETYPVEKTAAFKEQRGQEQTEKDPHPTRPWLKQLVTGKFGVGMSSSTCPETTVNDQTNMVTKEFNNVGFILKVEHPPVVGSDGSCTWHEESVVYSAGIKLANANTQPVARDIVFLSFALAREEIFYARKCHCFLTDIILNSIRQKDAREITAKVVRLVHRLWTQRITPREFVADVLNTNPFNDDGPVHEKLLRWVEFTLPFAWKYSHCIDLLVKKGYSKSISYFGLGK, translated from the exons ACTTTAGACAATTTGAAGGAAGGGAAACATAATCTGCGAGTGCGACCTGCAGATATACCAATAGCTGAAAGAGCATCCATGAATTACTGGAGAACGCAAAAATGTATCAGCAAGCCTTTAGAGTTTCCTATTAAAAGCCCAGCATTTACAG GATTACATGATAAAGCTCCCTTGGGGCTGATGGATACACCATTACTTGATACAGAAGAGGAAGTGCATTACTGTTTTCTGCCATTAGACTTGGTGGGAAAGTACCCTACTTTAGTCAATGATGATAATTTGCTGTGGCTCCTGGAGAATGCAGCTCTGATAGAGTGTGAATGCAGTGAGTTCCGTTTCATAG TAAATTTTCTTCGCTCAGAGAAGATTTTGTTGCCTGATAATTTCTCCAACATAgatgttttggaagcagaagttgtAACTTTGGGAATTCCTAACCTTACAGATGCAGTGAAGCTTTACAGGG GAAATTGCTCTATGCTGACCTCTAACCTTGAAGATTCTGTGAAGGGCATAGTAAACAAGATGCTGGAAGTTCAGGAAGCCAAGAGGCCTCCCTTGTATGTTATGGCACTTGGTGTCTTAGTAAAATACCCTGATTCAGCACTTGGACAGCTCCATATAGAAAGTACTTTAGACAGAAACCAGCTGTACATTTCTGGGAATGGCGTCCTCTTCCAACATGTCAA GAACTGGCTAGGAACTTGCCGCCTCCCACTTACTGAAAATATGTCTGAAATCCATGAACTCTGTGATTACTTGGACAAAAGGGACATCACATATGAACCAATGAAAGATGCTTTGAAATCATATCTGAAAAAAAAGATACCTGCAGAGATGAAGGGACACA ATGACGACTGGAAAGCAGAAGTAAGAGTCTACTCCCTGCATCAGATTGTGAAAATTTATGTAGGAAGCCATTGGTATGAAACATACTTACAAACCTTGCTGAAG TGTCCAGAGCTCCTGTCAAACTGCAAAAAAGTTTATTGGATTACATATGGTCAGAGTCTCCTAATCCATGGAGATGGGCAAATATTTCGACACATTCTCAACTTCCTTAGACTTGGCAAGCTGTTTTTACCATCTGAATTTAA AGAATGGTCTCTATTTTGTCAAGAAGCAGAGGAGTACAGAATTCCTTCTCTTTTTGAAGCACTGTATCAGTGCGATGGATACAG ATTGTGGGTCAAAAAACATGAAACTTACGATGAAGcttcttttccatttagaagattAAATATTGTGACTTGGGATAAGGAGCGTGAGTTCAGCAAAGACCCAAAAGaa GAACGTTCCTACACTGCTGTGGATTTCAGTAACTGGTGTGTTAATACCTGGAGTAAAATAAAAGACATGCAGGATAGCAAAGGAGAGAATGAGAAGTATACCAGAATGATTTCACAGACCAGAGGCACAAAACGAAGGAATAAATCTGGAGGATATCATCAGTCTACAGACATCGGGGAAAATTCCAGCTATTGTAAACATTCAGCAAGCCCTccaaggaagaaaggggaaagaggCAATTTagcaaaaaaatcagaaaatagaaACTCAGCCACTCCCATTCAGAAATTAATTTCCCTGGTAAAGGAATGGGACATGGTAAACTCCAAAAGATGTGAATTCCGGCATGTGACAATATCCAGCAGTAACCTTGCAGATAATGTATCTTGTCATAAAACACTTGAAAATGGGGGTGACATCAAAGATCCTGCTGACAGGTCTCCTGCGAAAATAAGTCATGGAGTTCAGGAAAATGACCAGACTATTCAAGCTGCATTCAGTGCCGAAGAGAAACATTCGGAGCAACACGCATCCAAAGAGAATTTGCCAGTTACCCTACCTGCTGAAAAACACAGATTCAGCACCATAAGGGAGACTTACCCAGTGGAAAAAACGGCGGCATTCAAAGAGCAGAGGGGCCAGGAGCAAACAGAAAAAG ATCCTCACCCAACCCGCCCCTGGCTGAAGCAGCTTGTAACTGGCAAGTTCGGCGTGGGGATGAGCAGTAGCACTTGCCCAG AAACAACCGTCAATGACCAAACCAACATGGTAACCAAAGAATTTAATAATGTAGGATTCATCCTTAAAGTCGAACATCCTCCAGTTGTAGGCAGTGACGGATCTTGCACTTGGCATGAAGAGAGTGTTGTTTACAGTGCTGGCATCAAACTGGCTAATGCAAACACTCAACCAGTGGCTAGAG ATATAGTTTTCCTAAGTTTTGCTTTGGCACGGGAAGAGATATTTTATGCCAGGAAGTGCCATTGTTTTCTGACTGACATCATCCTGAATTCCATCAGGCAGAAGGATGCCAGAGAGATCACAGCCAAAGTTGTGAGGCTTGTGCACAGGCTTTGG ACCCAGCGGATCACACCAAGGGAGTTTGTTGCTGATGTCTTGAACACAAACCCTTTTAACGATGACGGACCTGTTCATGAAAAGCTACTTAGATGGGTGGAA TTTACACTGCCATTTGCATGGAAGTACAGTCACTGCATTGATTTACTGGTAAAGAAAGGGTATTCCAAATCCATCTCATATTTTGGCTTGGGAAAATAA